The genomic segment CATTTCTCCTCTCTGTGGCCTTAGCTGGTCACTTAGCCTCTGGAGGTCAGTTTCTCCATTGTGAAGAAAGGGAATCATAGCAGCTACTCCAACAGCTTCCAGGCTTGTTGGAGAATTGGATGAGACAACATCACAGGACCCAAGAGTAAAGTTCTGGTGGCAGGGGTACCTGGGTCATGTTTCCTGGAACCCTGAGACCCCAGATTGGCCTTCATCCTCTCTCTAAGGCTCCACGGTTCGTATGAAGCCCTGAAAGGTGGGAACACTACAGAGGCCATGGAGGACTTCACAGGAGGAGTGACAGAGTTTTTTGAAATCAAGGATGCTCCCAGAGACATGTACAAGATCATGAAGAAAGCCATCGAGAGGGGCTCCCTCATGGGCTGCTCTATTGATGTAAGTCTGGGGTgtggggtgcagggcagggagCTGCCAGCTACTGGGAAGACTTACCCGGTGACTAGCAGCACAGGCCTTTCCTCTGGCACAGGGTGAATCTTTTGGAAGGTGGAACTGGTTATCAACTTTGAAAACTGGAAATTTCTTAAGGGAGAAGAGTTTGTGGAGGTTTTCAGTAAAGATATTGAGCAAGGACAGTCCAAGCCCTGGAACTTGGGTGGAAATAGGCCCAGAGGCCTATGTCCGTGCAGGCCTCTGTGGCCGCTGTTTCTCAGTTCCAGCATGCTGCTGCTAAGCCAGCCACGCACTTGGCTCATGGCCCTGAGCCCACCAGTTCCCTAAGAAAGCCTCCCAGCCATCGAGCTTTGATTGTATCTCTCACTCAGGACACAGGCTTTGTGCTGTAATCTGGGAGAAACTCAGCCTGTGCAATAAAGCGGTGTGAACTGAGACCAGAGCCAAGGGTGAGGGGACGGCAGACTGGCCAGGAGACACAGCTTTCCTGGGGCATGCTCAGTGTATAACGGTCTTGGCGATTTCCATTGCCGAGGAAGGGGCCCAAGCTGAATTCCTGTTCCTTCCTCTCCTAGTACACCCAGGAGAGGGGAGAGTTTGGGAAGGTGAGCCAGCATAGAGCACCCGCGGAGGAACGTGTTCTTTCTGCAGTGCTGTTCTCCATCTTCTCTCCATTCATGCTCTACTTATCTCTCCTCTTGTCCTGTGTCtgtcccctcccttctttctgtcttcttcccttcctgccaCCCTCCTTTGtttgccctctctccctctcctggacTGTCCCATGCCCTCGCCGTCGGGCCTCAGGATGGCACAAACATGACCTATGGAACCTCTCCTTCTGGGCTGAAAATGGGGGAGTTGATTGAGCGGATGGTGAGGAATATGGATAACTCGCGGCTCAGGGACTCAGACCTCATCCCTGAGGGATGCTCGGATGACAGACCGATCCGGGTGTGTACGCCTCCGATTGTCAGGGCCATCCCTCCCACCTGCATGACCCGGCCCCCTTGGCTGTGGTGTCAGACCTTCCTCAGCGGCCAGCACCTCACACAAGGGCGCCTCCTGGAGCCTTCCAAGGGTCTGGGTTGGAGTCACTTGCCCGCTTCAAGGCTCctgaggaaggtgggggaggcagcTGTTGGAGGGAATCTCTGTGGGAGTTTCTCTGATGATAAATTAACAGACAGAAATACAAGAGAGCTCATTTACTTTAAAGTACTTCTCTCCTTCTAATTTGCTCATTTCCGTATTCAACACATacttattgagctcctactaGGCGCTAGGCACTCTTTCAGCAAAGAAAACTCTCTCCCCTTTGTTCTGGAATCTAGTGAATGAGCAGTCTCCCCGCTCTCCACACCCCTGCCCCGGAGCTCATATGCTAGTACTTTGAGAAGTCATACGCACCATATagtaaagcagaagaaaaagtaaCGTATATTTTCCCCATCTAAAGATAATAACATTTGGTATATATCCTAGTATTTTTCTATGCATACCACtaatctaaatttttattttaaaaatgctgtcatgaacaagaaaaaaaatgctgtcaCCCTGCATGTATCTCTTTACAGCATGCTTTTATTTCAGTTAGCTTTATATTCCTGATGTGCTAATAAGAATTATATTCTTAATGTCTCTCCTATAACATTTTTTTAGTGGCTGAACAACATTCCAACATGCTGATACGTTATAATTTATTTACCCAATACCTTATTATTGGGAATTTAGGTTGTTATCTTTTTCTGTTCTTGGCTATTATGTTTAAATGTTACAATGAGCATCCTGTAAGATACATCTTTGTGTCTGTCCATGATGATCTGCTTAGGACGGGTGGCCAGCTGTGGAATAAATAGCTAGGTATGCATTACGTAATGACACAAGAGTCGTTTCCAgtgcctctcccctcctcaccccccatcTAGAACTGAGAGATGCATGAATCTCCTGCCCCTCTCCCTTTCGATTCAGCATGGCCTGGGTCCTACACCCCTCACCTTGCAAGGGGCTCCCGGCTGCTCCTCTTAAAGCTGTTATGCCATCAGGCGAAGGGCAGCCACAGAGATCCGTCTAGGGCTCCCTGGGCTTTGGTGATCCTACCCCTCTGCCAAGGACCTCCTGTGGCTGCTCACCGCAAATGGAAGAGCCACCCCTGCTCCCTGAGGCGCAGTCATGTCTGAGCAGGACTCTTCTCTGGCCTCCTCAGCATTCTCCCCTGGGCGCTGTGACTTCTGATTCCTGGAACATGCTCTAGGTGGGgtgtggaggaggtgaggggatGAAAGATAAAAGGTTAGACCTGCATGTTTCATCGAACCCCCTTTTCTCAGGCACTTTCTCTGCCAGGAAGCGTCAGCCCTGGGTGGGCTCAGGGAGTGGGGAGCCCCATCCTCCAAGCTTCCAGAGGCTCCAAGCTTCCATTGCCCCTACGTCCTCCTTTGAAAGACCCCAAGGGATCCAGAAAGGAGGGCCAGGCCCGCTCTCACCCGACgcgtgcccccacccccacattgcTCTTGGATGGTCAGGGAACCAGCTTGAGGGAAGCCACGCGTCCGGGCTGCATCCTCTTGGCTCTCTTAAAGGGACAGTGAGGGTCTTCTCACGGCCAGGAGGCGCACTTCCAGGGCGTGGAGGGGTCCCCGTCCTTGCAGAACCTGGGACGTGAATCAGTGTGAACTTTGTCTCAGGCGGCGACCCCTGACAGGCGGTCTGGGTTTCGCCCCACAGATGATCGTTCCAGTTCAGTACGAGACACGAATGGCCTGCGGGCTGGTCAAAGGCCACGCCTACTCAGTCACTGGGCTGGAGGAGGTGAGCCTGGCGGGCCTCGGCGGGACGGGACTTGGGTGAACCTCCCGAAGTCAGGACTTGGCTGTCCGTGTCCCTTCACACCTGCAGAATTCGCCTCCCGTCAGGCACTCAGGCCGAgcgcctggggctgggggagaccGCTGGGACTGGCAGGTGGATCTTGCGCAAGACGGTCCTCAGTGTCTGTGTGTTTTTAGTGCTCACGATAGCAAGTGCCTCAACATCGCCAAAGAACACATAGAAAGCACTTTGGTTTTATAAAGTTGATTTCACGGGCTCTTGTGTTTCTTGTCTTTCACAGTCCGTTCCAATGTCTTGCTCCCACTGGGATGCCTGGCCTTCACTGGGTCACGTCAGAGACAGGAACCTTGTCAGGCCCCTTGTGCACAGTTGGGCAAGTGGTGCCCTGGTCACAGGGATGGGCAGAGAGGGGCAGTCGTCTACAGCAGCCCGTGCAGGAGACAGGAGGAAGGGGTCCCTTTTTCGGACTAATCCATCTAGAAGGGACATTTTCTATAGTTCCTCAGCCAGAAGGggctttttttctaattcatgcAGAGACACCTAATGTGCTAGCAGAGCCCTACATTATatgccctgcctcctcccccaaaGCTCTGAATGGCCAGATGTTCGCTGGGAAAATCACTTCTTAGAAGACGGTAAGGTGACGGCCAAGCCTGACTCTTCCAGTCTCAGTCCTAAGGTTCGGACCCGTCACCCTGGCATCCCACAGGGAACTTGGGATTCGTCTCCTTGACCAGGGCCAGGCAGGACAGCcccctgtatgggattctctccCCACTCCTGTCCCAGCCCTCAGGCCAAGACAGGAGACCCCCTTTTCAGAAAGGGCCCACAGCGAGAGGGTTTTCTTCTCCTCGCTCAAGGCCCTGTACAAGGGTGAGAAAGTGAAGCTGGTGCGGCTGCGGAACCCCTGGGGCCAGGTGGAGTGGAACGGCTCCTGGAGTGACAGGTGGGTGAGGGCCCCACGAGTCAGGGACAGCAGGGCCTGGGGCAAGGCAGGGTTGGGCACCGAGCCACAAGAGTACTGCAAATGCTTGGCCTAAAATCCCCCTTAAAACCAACGATCCGCAGAGGAGAAGAGGGGGTGCGGGCTGGGAGCGGAGCCATGGGAACCTGGGACCCAGAGAGCTTGCGGATGGCCGTTGTCTGGAAAGGAAAGATGTCTGGAAAGCACGGGCTAGGCCCAGGCGGGAGGGGAGTCTTGGTGCAGGGCTCCGGACTGGACAAGTGACTTCCCTTCTGAAAATCTCTGTTGCCTTATCTGTAAAAGAGGAACAACACCAGCACCTAACCGTGGGCTGTTATGAGGAGACATGAGATCGTGTCTGGAGAGTGTTTCGCCAGTGCTAAGATTTTCTCTCCCTCACTGTCCCCATAAAGAGATGCATAGGCCCTTTGAAAGAACTTTACTGCTTATCACGGAGAGCAAGTGACTAGGGGCAGCAGAAACAACACACATGGGAAAGCTATTGTGAAGGCTCCAGGACGTTCACAAAGCCTGTACTGTCCCACCCCAATCGCTGGCTCCTGGCTGCCTCCCTGGGGGAAGGGTAGGCCCTAGAGCCCCTTTATTCCCAAGGCGGGGCGAGCAGGACTCCGTAGCCGGGAAGGACCACACCCAGGCTGTGTgtgcccctcagcccctggctcTCATCTCAGGCACCATAATTACTGGTTCATTCGGCCATTCGTTCACTTAGCAAGTATTCGTTgagcaactactgaatcccaacCACAGGTCTAAGCACTGGGGCCCTTCAGAGCACAGGCAGCCTCATTCAGCAGACCGACAAGGTGCTAATCCCGGTCTCTTTACGGTTCCCTTCTCTTATCCATGTGACAAATCCCAAGTTCCTCCGTTTGCAGTGTGTGCCAGGCCCCATGCTACTGTCTGGGGACTTAGAAATGAAGGCAGGGATGTAGGCCCTGCGCTGTAGGCTTTAAGGTCCAGTAGGAGGGACAGAAAAACACGAATCATGGGGATAAATGCTATGGTAAGGGTCACAAAGAAGGAGCCCTTCTCCTACTTTGGGTGGGACAGGAAGGTAGAAGAAGTTTCCTGGAGGGAGGGACATGTGAACTGGCCACTCGGTTCTGGGAAGGCCCTCGGTGCCCCAGCAGTTGTCCACTCCACTGGTCACTGGACACTGCTGTGTCCTCCAGTCTCAGATCTCGGGGTCTGGCCTTAACTCACTTTCTGCcaacacttccactgcagggactGCTGACAAGTGGGGCCCAGCCTCAGTCACTCAAGGaggctccttcccctcccttccctgccacTGTGTCCCTCCTGCTGGTCTCAGGAATCTCCATTTCCCCTTCAGTATTCCCTGGTTCCAAGCATTTCCTCAATCCCTAACCTCTCCAGATACCAACCAGTTTAGTTTCATTCTCCTCCGCGTGCCTGAAACAcacatgtgttttattttctccttcttcaggagagagagagtgtaAAACTGCCcggtttttaaaaacacaaagctGGGATGTTttgcaggaggaaggagaagtttacatgtttgctttttctctcagTAACTCAGACACTTCCTTATTAGATGACAGGTCTGTTCTCAACGTTTTGCATGCACTATTTCACTTCCTGCTCATCACAGCCCTGTGAGTAGGTGATATAATCATTTCCCTTTTGCAGTTGAGACAACAGGAGctgagagaggtgaagtgacttgcccaaggtgacagcTAGTACTGGTATGATTAAATTGAATCCCAGTCTACCTATTTCCAGAGCCCAGCTCCTAACCTTATAGTGTGAGGAGTGGTTAAAGATTCAGCCAGAGAAGAGTCAAGCCCTTATAAACTATTTAAAGAACTTGGTCTTAATCCTGAGGGTGGTGGGAGGCAATTACTGGGTTTTCCACTGAGGGAATCACATCAGGTTTGCATTTCAGTGGTTCACACTGGCTGCAGTTTGGAGATAAGCTACTCTCCGAACTTATTCCTATTTCTCTGACACCTCCTGTCCCAACTCAGACCaggccttccttttctttttctttccataactCCTCCATTCTCCCTCCAGTTGGAAGGACTGGAGCTTTGTGGACAAGGACGAGAAGGCCCGTCTGCAGCACCAGGTCACTGAGGATGGAGAGTTCTGGTGAGTCCGGGACCCAAGAGGACCCTGCAGGGTAAGGGACGGGTGGGGGCTGAAATCTCAAACCTCCATCCCTGGACAGAGGCTTTCAGAGGCCAGCCCTTGGGACGTCTGGGCCCTCTAACTCGAGCCAGAAGCCCAGCAGGACAGGCTTCGAGAGGAGCCCGAGGGTCATGGTGATGGCTGAGCCCAGGGCCGGGCCAGCAGGCCGCGGCTCCGGCCTCTCCGTGCAGCTCCACCACGCACACCGCTCCAGCCACTTGCTCCCTCCTGGCCTTCACAAAGCTGTTTTCTGAGCCGAGGAAGCTCTACCTACTCTGCTCACTCAGTGCCACCCTCACCCTCACTCAGATCATTTCTACTGAGCCTTCAAGTCTCAGATGAAAGGGAACTTTCCTCAGGACCCCCTTGTTTTCCTCGGGATTGGGATTAATTTATTTGTGATATCacctttaaaattgcttttgcttAATTGTCTGTCCTTCCCTGACTATCTCCCCTttccctggcacagtgcctgagcCCATTGGAGGGGCACACAGTAATATTTGGGAGAAATGAATTGCTGCCAAGCTCTCCCAGCAAGAACACATGAGTTTGAGTTGTTATTGCAAGTGATACATCAGAACTGACAGTGCTGACCCTAAAAAGGAAGCGTGGGGTCCTCTCTAGGACCATGACTGGGCTGCTCTGGACTATTTCATTGTGCTGTGTTAGCCCTGGAGTCTTACCTTTCCCAGCCTCCCAAATGGGTCTCCCTCTTCTTCCAACCTCTCAGGATGTCCTATGATGATTTCATCTACCATTTCACAAAGCTGGAGATCTGCAACCTCACAGCTGATGCCCTGGAGTCCGACAAGCTTCAGACTTGGACGGTGTCCGTGAACGAGGGCCGCTGGGTGAGGGGCTGCTCTGCCGGAGGCTGCCGCAACTTCCCAGGTGGGAGATGCTCTGGATGGGGGATGGGTCCAAGGGTCCAATGTTCCGGGTAGAATAATATTAACTAGCATTGGCTGAGTCTCTACGAAGTCCCAGACATACATTATGTTATTaaactgtccccattttactgagAAGGAAACCTCCATGCTGAGGAGTTTGCATTAATGAGCTGGTAACAACTTTTAAGCAGGTTATTAGGTCAGAACAGGACTGTGTTCATACTGCTGAGGATGGCAGTGGAGGACTGAGTTAGCAGCTTCTGAAAGAGTTCAAGTCGGAGACAAGGAAAGCCTAGGCCAAGTCAGGAGGGGCATACTGCTCATGGAGGATGGGTCTGGTTGAGGGGAGAAAATATTGGGTGGTGTGGAGAAGGAAGAATGATTTCAAGGTTCCCACTCTGGGAGCCTGAGTAGATGGTGCCAATAATGTAACATGAAacacacaagagaaaaaatatcagtgtgttttttgcttttgatgGAGCTGGTGGTTGGCTCGCGGGGAGAGGAGTTTACTCTGGGACATGGGAAGTCTGAGACACCTGTGGAATATCCAGGTGAAGATGCACAATAGAGAACTGGGTGCACAGATAAGAATGGTACTTGGCTCTCCGATAGGGACTCAATATACATTtgcggaaggaaggaagaaaggatggaaagaagagaggaaagaaaggagggaagaagggatgaagggagggaggaagaaaaaagaaagaaagaagggacaaAGGGAGAGAGTCAAAAGAGAGACTGAGGCTGGGATCTGCAGCTCAGGCGTCCCCAGCACATAGGGAGCAGTCAGAAAGTGGGAGTGGATAAGACAGCCTAGGGAGGTAGAATGATGGGGTGAGAGAAGAGGCTCAGGACCAAATCTCAGGGACCAATAACACTGAAGGGGCAGGTGAGGAAAGCGAAGCCATCAGCAAAGACAGAGAATGAAAgttcagagaggaaggaggagccaCACAGCCATCGGTGCAGCTCCATCTGTATAAAGGTATAAAGcctacccccaccccgccaccacaTACACACCAAATAATTAGACAAATGCCTGGATCATTTTTTGCCATACATATTTGAGCACCTAAATGTAGGGGGATAGAGATAAATAGGTTCCAAAACTCTGTCTCATCTCCCATCCTATCCTGTCTCTGAGAGGCAGATCTGAGTGTATAATTCCTTTTGCTGGGGCACAGACACTTTTTGGACCAACCCTCAGTATCGCCTGAAGCTCCTGGAGGAGGATGACGACCCCGACGACTCCGAGGTGATTTGCAGCTTCCTGGTGGCCCTGATGCAGAAGAACCGGCGGAAGGACCGGAAGCTGGGGGCCAACCTCTTCACCATAGGCTTCGCCATCTACGAGGTACACCATCCCTGACCACCTTTTCATGGAGGGGGCTTTCGGGGGCTCCCCGTCTTCCCCAATACTCAGTGACCCACAAAACTCCTGATATCAGGCCCACTTGTGTCAGAACCTCTTATAAGTTTGTAAGGAGTGGGAAAAGCCCCATCtaggggaggtggagggggccGGGGCTGTCCAGGTAGGTACACAGGGAGTCAGACCCCCGCATCTGCCCTGTGATTGCTGGCATGCCCTTTTGGCAAGCTTACCACCCCCATTCAGATCTGAAACCCACGGAATCTGAGcatcttccttttctgtttctccccAAGGTTCCCAAAGAGGTATAGAAGTGGAGCAGCCAGCAGTGTGTGCAGCATTCCCTGGGGTCCTGTGTCCATCTGTGGCACATCAGGGAGCCTCCTGTGGGGTTTGTGGGCAGGACTATGATAGGAGAGGGCCTTGCCCTTGTTACTCAACTCAGAGCAGGTGACCCAGGGCCTcctgaccaccccccccccccaagatgtGCCCTTTCTCCCCTCCTGTCAGAGaccgtcacacacacacaccctcgctcacactcacacacagtcacacagacATTCTGAGGCTGACTGCCCTCTTTGGGGTGGAGGAATTGCCTCCCTCAGACCCCGGCCACAGTCCCTCTGCCTCTTTGGGGTCCCTCCCCAGCCTGGAGGTGATCTGGAGCTGAGCAGTGGCAGTTCTGGTAAGTGGCCCTGAGTGGGGGATGACAGAGTGGACCTTCACTTCTGGATCAcaacagaaaaggaagaggataTGGAGTAGGGAGCTCCAGGGATGTTGAGCTATTCGAGGCCTTGGGAATCAGAAGTCGGTAGGTCATGACTGTGAAATGGGTGACCAGGGAGTCGGGAAGGAGGACTCCCTGGAGGAGAACTGTGAGCAGGACAGGGCGTCCCTCCCGAGGGGCTCAGGTCCCTTGGGCTCTCCTCTCCCCCAGATGCACGGGAACAAGCAGCACCTGCAGAAGGACTTCTTCCTGTACAATGCCTCCAAGGCCAGGAGCAGGACCTACATCAACATGCGGGAGGTGTCTCAGCGCTTCCGCCTGCCTCCCAGCGAGTACGTCATTGTGCCCTCCACCTACGAGCCCCACCAGGAGGGGGAATTCATCCTCCGGGTCTTCTCTGAAAAAAGGAACCTCTCTGAGTGAGTCCCAGCCCggctcccccaccctcacccctgtcCAACCGTCCCTAAGAGCCCATATGGCCCATTCCAGAGATTAGAAGTGTGAGGCAGCTGGACAGGTCTCCTCCAGGAGTCCTGGGATATGTTGACCAGGCTGTTGCCAAGCCACTGGCCACATCTCCCCtacatccatccatctgtccatccatctatccaccccaCACATAGTTATCGAGCACCTGCTATATCCCAGGCACTCTTCTTTTAGGCAttgaggatacagcagtgaattaCACAGaaggaagtccctgccctcaaggagcttaacGTTCTAGCATGAGACGACAATGTGTAGGAAAAAGTATATAGAGTATATTAGATTTAGATAAGTGAtagggagaaaaaacaaagtggggagagggataggGGCAGTTGGGGGTGATTGAACTTTTAGGGTTAGGATGACCAGGGAAGCCAGCAAGGCCACATCTTGCCCTCTTGGTCACCAGAGATGAGTTCATAGGCCCTGCCACTTTGAAATCCATCCCTAAAAGAAGCATAAGGTCCATGGATAGGTA from the Hippopotamus amphibius kiboko isolate mHipAmp2 chromosome 2, mHipAmp2.hap2, whole genome shotgun sequence genome contains:
- the CAPN3 gene encoding calpain-3 isoform X3, whose amino-acid sequence is MIVPVQYETRMACGLVKGHAYSVTGLEEALYKGEKVKLVRLRNPWGQVEWNGSWSDSWKDWSFVDKDEKARLQHQVTEDGEFWMSYDDFIYHFTKLEICNLTADALESDKLQTWTVSVNEGRWVRGCSAGGCRNFPDTFWTNPQYRLKLLEEDDDPDDSEVICSFLVALMQKNRRKDRKLGANLFTIGFAIYEVPKEMHGNKQHLQKDFFLYNASKARSRTYINMREVSQRFRLPPSEYVIVPSTYEPHQEGEFILRVFSEKRNLSEAVENTISVDRPVKKKKTKPIIFVSDRANSNKELDVDQESEEGKDKSPDKQAKSPQPEPGNTDQESEEQQQFRNIFKQIAGDDMEICADELKNILNRVVNKHKDLKTQGFTLESCRSMIALMDTDGSGRLNLQEFHHLWKKIKAWQKIFKHYDTDQSGTINSYEMRNAVKDAGFHLNNQLYDIITMRYADKYMNIDFDSFICCFVRLEGMFRAFNAFDKDGDGIIKLNVLEWLQLTMYA